The Myxococcota bacterium genome has a segment encoding these proteins:
- the leuC gene encoding 3-isopropylmalate dehydratase large subunit: MSSASATSGKTLFDKVWDLHAVRELPTGQTQLFIGTHLIHEVTSPQAFAMLRELGVPVRFPERTFATVDHIIPTDSQVRPFADALAEAMMSELERNCREHGITFFDSASGHQGIVHVIGPELGLTQPGMTIACGDSHTATHGAFGAIAFGIGTSQVRDVLATQTLAMARLGVRRIEVNGKLGAGVYAKDVTLAVIRRLGVNGGVGFAYEYAGDVFDAMTLEERMTVCNMAIEGGARCGYVNPDETTFDYLRGRSYAPQGAAFDRAVAWWRSMASDADAAYADRVEMDGAAIAPSVTWGINPGQNAGVDEAIPKLTDLPDAQRPQLAEALDYMGLRAGQPIAGIPIDVAFIGSCTNGRLSDLREAARVARTGTVAAGVRALVVPGSQEVQRQAEAEGLDDVFRAAGFEWREPGCSMCLAMNPDKLVGREMSASSSNRNFKGRQGSPTGRTLLMSPAMVAAAALRGKVTDVREVL, from the coding sequence ATGAGTTCCGCGAGCGCCACGAGTGGCAAGACGCTCTTCGACAAGGTCTGGGACCTGCACGCCGTGCGCGAGCTGCCGACCGGCCAGACCCAGCTCTTCATCGGGACGCACCTGATCCACGAGGTCACGAGCCCGCAGGCCTTCGCCATGCTGCGCGAGCTCGGCGTGCCGGTGCGCTTCCCCGAGCGCACGTTCGCCACCGTCGACCACATCATCCCGACGGATTCGCAGGTGCGCCCGTTCGCCGACGCGCTCGCCGAGGCGATGATGAGCGAGCTCGAGCGCAACTGCCGCGAGCACGGCATCACGTTCTTCGACTCCGCGAGCGGGCACCAGGGCATCGTGCACGTGATCGGCCCGGAGCTCGGCCTCACGCAGCCCGGCATGACGATCGCGTGCGGCGACTCGCACACCGCGACGCACGGCGCCTTCGGCGCGATCGCGTTCGGCATCGGCACGTCGCAGGTGCGCGACGTGCTCGCGACGCAGACGCTCGCGATGGCGCGCCTCGGCGTCCGCCGCATCGAGGTGAACGGCAAGCTCGGCGCGGGCGTGTACGCGAAGGACGTGACGCTCGCCGTCATCCGCCGGCTCGGCGTGAACGGCGGCGTCGGCTTCGCGTACGAGTACGCGGGCGACGTGTTCGACGCGATGACGCTCGAGGAGCGCATGACCGTCTGCAACATGGCGATCGAGGGCGGCGCGCGCTGCGGCTACGTGAACCCCGACGAGACGACCTTCGACTACCTGCGCGGGCGGTCGTACGCGCCGCAGGGCGCCGCGTTCGACCGCGCCGTCGCGTGGTGGCGCTCGATGGCGAGCGACGCGGACGCCGCCTACGCGGATCGCGTCGAGATGGACGGCGCCGCGATCGCGCCGTCCGTCACCTGGGGCATCAACCCGGGCCAGAACGCCGGCGTCGACGAGGCCATCCCGAAGCTCACCGACCTGCCCGACGCGCAGCGGCCGCAGCTCGCCGAGGCGCTCGACTACATGGGCCTGCGCGCGGGCCAGCCGATCGCGGGCATCCCGATCGACGTCGCGTTCATCGGCTCGTGCACGAACGGCCGCCTCTCGGACCTGCGCGAGGCCGCGCGCGTCGCGCGCACGGGCACGGTCGCCGCGGGCGTGCGCGCGCTCGTCGTGCCGGGGTCGCAGGAGGTGCAGCGCCAGGCCGAGGCCGAGGGGCTCGACGACGTCTTCCGCGCGGCGGGCTTCGAGTGGCGCGAGCCCGGCTGCTCGATGTGCCTCGCGATGAATCCCGACAAGCTCGTCGGCCGCGAGATGAGCGCGTCGTCGAGCAACCGCAACTTCAAGGGCCGTCAGGGCTCGCCGACCGGGCGCACGCTGCTGATGTCGCCCGCGATGGTCGCCGCGGCCGCGCTCCGCGGGAAGGTCACCGACGTGCGGGAGGTGCTGTAG
- the leuD gene encoding 3-isopropylmalate dehydratase small subunit → MAANGPRRITDVEGTACVLRGDDIDTDRIIPARFMKVVTFDTMGEHAFEDERAAAKGDHPLDQDAYRGARILVVGRNFGCGSSREHAPQALMRFGFDAFVGKSFAEIFFGNCTALGLPCVTLADADVDALMDAVELDPTQRVRIDLVAKTVASRAGAMAAIVPEGTRKQLVEGTWDATGLLLAGGDAIEATARRLPYVAGYGA, encoded by the coding sequence ATGGCCGCGAACGGACCGCGCCGGATCACCGACGTCGAGGGCACCGCCTGCGTGCTGCGCGGCGACGACATCGACACGGATCGCATCATCCCCGCGCGCTTCATGAAGGTCGTCACGTTCGACACGATGGGCGAGCACGCGTTCGAGGACGAGCGCGCCGCCGCGAAGGGCGACCACCCGCTCGACCAGGACGCCTACCGCGGCGCGCGCATCCTCGTCGTCGGCAGGAACTTCGGCTGCGGGAGCTCGCGCGAGCACGCGCCGCAGGCGCTCATGCGCTTCGGCTTCGACGCCTTCGTCGGCAAGTCGTTCGCCGAGATCTTCTTCGGCAACTGCACGGCGCTCGGCCTGCCGTGCGTGACGCTCGCCGACGCCGACGTCGATGCGCTGATGGACGCCGTCGAGCTCGACCCGACGCAGCGCGTGCGCATCGACCTCGTCGCGAAGACCGTCGCGTCGCGCGCCGGCGCGATGGCGGCGATCGTGCCCGAGGGCACGCGCAAGCAGCTCGTCGAGGGCACGTGGGACGCGACCGGGCTCCTGCTCGCGGGCGGCGACGCGATCGAGGCGACGGCGCGCCGCCTTCCCTACGTGGCGGGCTACGGCGCCTAG
- a CDS encoding enoyl-CoA hydratase-related protein → MSEILRSERRGAVAVLTLDRPASLNALDRALLEAIASEVAAVGADPGVRALVLTGEGRAFAAGADIAQMRALSPVEALAFGRLGHAATAALEALAVPTIAAVNGFALGGGCELALACDWIYASTKARFGQPEVGLGLVPGFGGTTRLVRRVGIAWAKELVLTGAPVAADEALRIGLANRVFEPDALLDAAIAAGEAIAAKGPVAVAAAKRIMQEGQDADVRTAHALEQQAFGLAFATDDAREGMGAFLEKRDPHFAGR, encoded by the coding sequence GTGAGCGAGATCCTCCGCAGCGAGCGCCGCGGCGCCGTCGCCGTCCTGACGCTCGACCGCCCCGCGTCGCTGAACGCGCTCGACCGCGCGCTGCTCGAGGCGATCGCGAGCGAGGTCGCGGCGGTCGGCGCCGACCCGGGCGTGCGCGCGCTCGTGCTGACGGGCGAGGGGCGGGCGTTCGCGGCGGGCGCGGACATCGCGCAGATGCGCGCGCTCTCGCCGGTCGAGGCGCTCGCGTTCGGACGCCTCGGCCACGCCGCGACGGCGGCGCTCGAGGCGCTCGCCGTCCCGACGATCGCCGCCGTGAACGGCTTCGCGCTCGGCGGCGGCTGCGAGCTCGCGCTCGCCTGCGACTGGATCTACGCGTCGACGAAGGCGCGCTTCGGCCAGCCCGAGGTCGGGCTCGGCCTCGTCCCGGGCTTCGGCGGCACGACGCGCCTCGTGCGCCGCGTCGGCATCGCGTGGGCGAAGGAGCTCGTGCTGACGGGCGCGCCCGTCGCGGCCGACGAAGCGCTCCGGATCGGGCTCGCGAACCGCGTCTTCGAGCCGGATGCGCTGCTCGACGCGGCCATCGCGGCGGGCGAGGCGATCGCGGCGAAGGGGCCGGTCGCCGTCGCGGCCGCGAAGCGCATCATGCAGGAAGGGCAGGACGCCGACGTCCGCACCGCGCACGCGCTCGAGCAGCAGGCCTTCGGGCTCGCCTTCGCGACCGACGACGCGCGCGAGGGCATGGGCGCCTTCCTCGAGAAGCGCGACCCGCACTTCGCAGGACGTTAG
- a CDS encoding PQQ-dependent dehydrogenase, methanol/ethanol family, which translates to MPAPRAFAVDGARIARADRARDSDAESASDADSVSDADSVSDAEWPSHGRGYFEQRYSPLDRIDAGNVAQLAPAWVYETGETRGHEATPVVVDGVLFATATWSIVFALDAKTGRELWRYDPQVPRWKGRDACCDAVNRGVAVWKGRVYVGALDGRLIALDARTGAPLWEVQTTDPAKAYTITGAPRVVKDMVVIGNGGAEFGVRGYFSAYDAATGALRWRFYTVPAKPGAEDAHTGVAAGTPEDALARATWSPESAWEFGLGGTAWDAMAFDPALDLLYVGVGNSSPYDRERRSPGGGDNLFLSSIVAVRPDTGRLVWHYQTTPAENWDYTATQHILLADLEWGEGADRRVRKLLVQAPKNGFFYVLDRATGELLAADPYVFTSWASRVDLATGRPVETGRAQWNDGSAMVSPSVIGGHNWHPMAFHPKTGLVYLPSQQMAYPFHVDRDARFVAGGRFNTGEDFPAMAKSLDGYERAVRFCDPTHLTAWDPVARKAVWRVAHASETNGGALATGRDLVFQGSGTGRFVAYRAATGEELWASDVGIGLMAGPVSYEVDGEQYVAVLAGTGGSSGLHLDVIDYVNRGYAIAYKLGGTASLPKVEKLAAQPVAPPALATTAAQVERGREVYGWHCWRCHGVGTKATGVLPDLRRASRTVHEQWTDIVLGGTRQARGMPSFANLLTREDALAVQAYVVAQALREPSALESAAAWLSERVCVPAEWAAD; encoded by the coding sequence GTGCCCGCGCCGCGCGCGTTCGCGGTCGACGGCGCGCGCATCGCGCGCGCCGATCGCGCGCGCGACTCCGACGCCGAGTCCGCCTCCGACGCCGACTCCGTTTCCGACGCCGACTCCGTTTCCGACGCCGAATGGCCCTCGCACGGCCGCGGCTACTTCGAGCAGCGCTACTCGCCACTCGACCGCATCGACGCCGGCAACGTCGCGCAGCTCGCGCCCGCATGGGTGTACGAGACGGGCGAGACGCGCGGGCACGAGGCGACGCCCGTCGTCGTCGACGGCGTGCTGTTCGCGACCGCGACGTGGAGCATCGTGTTCGCGCTCGACGCGAAGACCGGACGCGAGCTCTGGCGCTACGACCCGCAGGTGCCGCGCTGGAAGGGGCGCGACGCGTGCTGCGACGCGGTGAACCGCGGCGTCGCCGTGTGGAAGGGGCGCGTCTACGTCGGCGCGCTCGACGGGCGCCTCATCGCGCTCGACGCGCGCACGGGCGCGCCGCTCTGGGAGGTGCAGACCACCGACCCCGCGAAGGCGTACACGATCACCGGCGCGCCGCGCGTCGTGAAGGACATGGTGGTGATCGGGAACGGCGGCGCCGAGTTCGGCGTGCGCGGCTACTTCAGCGCCTACGACGCCGCGACCGGCGCACTGCGCTGGCGCTTCTACACCGTGCCCGCGAAGCCCGGCGCCGAGGACGCGCACACGGGCGTCGCGGCCGGCACGCCCGAGGACGCGCTCGCGCGCGCGACGTGGAGCCCCGAATCGGCCTGGGAGTTCGGGCTCGGCGGCACCGCGTGGGACGCGATGGCCTTCGATCCCGCGCTCGACCTGCTGTACGTCGGCGTCGGCAACAGCTCGCCCTACGACCGCGAGCGCCGCAGCCCGGGCGGCGGCGACAACCTCTTCCTGTCGTCGATCGTCGCCGTGCGCCCCGACACGGGCCGGCTCGTCTGGCACTACCAGACGACGCCCGCCGAGAACTGGGACTACACGGCGACGCAGCACATCCTGCTCGCCGACCTCGAGTGGGGCGAGGGCGCCGACCGCCGCGTCCGCAAGCTCCTCGTGCAGGCGCCGAAGAACGGCTTCTTCTACGTGCTCGACCGCGCGACGGGCGAGCTGCTCGCCGCCGATCCCTACGTCTTCACGAGCTGGGCGAGCCGCGTCGACCTCGCGACCGGGCGCCCCGTCGAGACGGGTCGCGCGCAGTGGAACGACGGCAGCGCGATGGTCTCGCCGTCCGTGATCGGCGGCCACAACTGGCACCCGATGGCGTTCCATCCGAAGACCGGGCTCGTCTACCTGCCGAGCCAGCAGATGGCCTACCCGTTCCACGTCGATCGCGACGCGCGCTTCGTCGCGGGCGGGCGCTTCAACACCGGCGAGGACTTCCCGGCGATGGCGAAGTCGCTCGACGGCTACGAGCGCGCGGTGCGCTTCTGCGACCCGACGCACCTGACGGCGTGGGATCCGGTCGCGCGCAAGGCGGTGTGGCGCGTCGCGCACGCGAGCGAGACGAACGGCGGCGCGCTCGCGACGGGGCGCGACCTCGTGTTCCAGGGCTCGGGCACCGGCCGCTTCGTCGCCTATCGCGCTGCCACCGGCGAGGAGCTCTGGGCGTCGGACGTGGGCATCGGGCTCATGGCCGGGCCCGTCTCGTACGAGGTCGACGGCGAGCAGTACGTCGCGGTGCTCGCGGGCACGGGCGGCTCGAGCGGACTGCACCTCGACGTGATCGACTACGTGAACCGCGGCTACGCGATCGCGTACAAGCTCGGGGGCACGGCCTCGCTGCCGAAGGTCGAGAAGCTCGCCGCGCAGCCGGTCGCGCCGCCTGCGCTCGCGACGACGGCCGCGCAGGTCGAGCGCGGACGCGAGGTCTACGGCTGGCACTGCTGGCGCTGCCACGGCGTCGGCACGAAGGCGACGGGCGTGCTGCCCGACCTGCGCCGCGCCTCGCGCACCGTGCACGAGCAGTGGACCGACATCGTGCTCGGCGGCACGCGCCAGGCGCGCGGCATGCCGAGCTTCGCGAACCTGCTGACGCGCGAGGACGCGCTCGCCGTGCAGGCCTACGTCGTCGCGCAGGCGCTGCGCGAGCCGAGCGCGCTCGAGTCGGCCGCGGCGTGGCTGTCGGAGCGGGTGTGCGTCCCGGCGGAGTGGGCGGCGGACTGA
- a CDS encoding DUF1499 domain-containing protein, protein MAGAGPSGAHAPHTSNGAPRASRLATAAAIVAVVALSLPAIGVVGIHVGALAPMTGFYAFAAGAVLGGLLATLLGFAGLVATRGGRDPDGRLRAWTGLGGGLALLGVVAIAAGPSSDLPPINDIATDLADPPAFAGDPSGRGRDMTYPVDFVAQVRAAYPDLHPHVVGASPDEAFDRAASAANALGWDVTRADEAAGVLEARDTTAIFRFVDDVVVRVRPHEQGAVVDVRSKSRDGRGDLGANAARIRAFVAKL, encoded by the coding sequence GTGGCCGGAGCAGGACCTTCGGGCGCGCACGCGCCGCACACATCGAATGGCGCGCCGCGCGCGTCGCGCCTCGCGACGGCGGCCGCGATCGTCGCCGTCGTCGCGCTCTCGCTGCCGGCGATCGGCGTCGTCGGCATCCACGTCGGCGCGCTCGCGCCGATGACGGGCTTCTACGCCTTCGCCGCCGGCGCCGTGCTCGGCGGGCTGCTCGCCACGTTGCTCGGCTTCGCCGGGCTCGTCGCGACGCGCGGCGGCCGCGACCCCGACGGACGGCTGCGCGCGTGGACGGGCCTCGGCGGCGGGCTCGCCCTGCTCGGCGTCGTCGCGATCGCGGCCGGGCCGAGCAGCGACCTCCCGCCCATCAACGACATCGCGACCGACCTCGCGGACCCGCCCGCGTTCGCGGGCGACCCGTCGGGACGCGGGCGCGACATGACCTATCCGGTCGACTTCGTCGCGCAGGTGCGCGCCGCCTATCCCGACCTCCACCCGCACGTCGTCGGGGCGTCGCCCGACGAGGCCTTCGACCGCGCGGCCTCGGCCGCGAACGCGCTCGGCTGGGACGTGACGCGCGCCGACGAGGCCGCGGGCGTGCTCGAGGCGCGCGACACGACGGCGATCTTCCGCTTCGTCGACGACGTGGTCGTGCGCGTGCGCCCGCACGAGCAGGGCGCGGTCGTCGACGTGCGCTCGAAGTCGCGCGACGGCCGCGGCGACCTCGGCGCCAACGCCGCGCGCATCCGCGCGTTCGTCGCGAAGCTCTAG
- a CDS encoding CoA transferase, whose protein sequence is MRLGEVRHPERARGPKPLAGVRVLAVEQMQAMPFGTQLLAHLGADVVKVEPPGRGESGRASRPAVIDRDGTSVGATFLRNNLSKRSVAIDVRSERGRALVLALAKRFDVFAENARAGAMARLGLGYDAVAAANPRIVYASISGFGNLAPSPYDGWSAYAPIAEAMAGTYEPTRREGEPPPVVVAGALGDNAAALYCVIGVLAALRERDRSGRGQHVDVAMYDAMIAMTDMVPFMGSMGEPRQAATAGRTGIVEAYAARDGHFVVAVFREHQFEKLARLVGRPEWLADPRFATREGWAAQRNGPVREALEQWARDRTKLEAARALNEQGIAAGPSHTADDLRADPHVAAHGMLVEVPRPDRDAGAPPMLVAGNPIALSAMADGPIARFPMVGEHTRDVLRAELALDDDALAALETDGVIGRPA, encoded by the coding sequence ATGCGCCTCGGCGAGGTCCGCCACCCGGAGCGCGCGCGCGGCCCGAAGCCGCTCGCGGGCGTGCGCGTCCTCGCCGTCGAGCAGATGCAGGCGATGCCCTTCGGCACGCAGCTGCTCGCGCACCTCGGCGCGGACGTCGTGAAGGTGGAGCCGCCCGGGCGCGGCGAGTCGGGCCGCGCGTCGCGCCCGGCCGTCATCGACCGCGACGGAACGAGCGTCGGCGCGACCTTCCTGCGCAACAACCTCTCGAAGCGCAGCGTCGCGATCGACGTGCGCAGCGAGCGCGGCCGCGCGCTCGTGCTCGCGCTCGCGAAGCGCTTCGACGTCTTCGCCGAGAACGCGCGCGCGGGCGCGATGGCGCGCCTCGGCCTCGGCTACGACGCGGTCGCCGCCGCCAACCCGCGCATCGTCTACGCCTCGATCTCGGGCTTCGGGAACCTCGCGCCGAGCCCCTACGACGGCTGGTCCGCCTACGCGCCGATCGCCGAGGCCATGGCGGGCACGTACGAGCCGACGCGCCGCGAGGGCGAGCCGCCGCCGGTCGTCGTCGCGGGCGCGCTCGGCGACAACGCGGCCGCGCTCTACTGCGTGATCGGCGTGCTCGCGGCGCTGCGCGAACGCGACCGCAGCGGCCGCGGGCAGCACGTCGACGTCGCGATGTACGACGCGATGATCGCGATGACGGACATGGTCCCCTTCATGGGCTCGATGGGAGAGCCGCGCCAGGCCGCGACCGCCGGCCGCACGGGCATCGTCGAAGCCTACGCCGCGCGCGACGGGCACTTCGTCGTCGCCGTCTTCCGCGAGCACCAGTTCGAGAAGCTCGCGCGGCTCGTCGGCCGCCCCGAGTGGCTCGCCGACCCGCGCTTCGCGACGCGCGAGGGCTGGGCCGCACAGCGCAACGGGCCCGTGCGCGAGGCGCTCGAGCAGTGGGCGCGCGACCGGACGAAGCTCGAGGCCGCGCGCGCGCTCAACGAGCAGGGCATCGCGGCCGGCCCGAGCCATACGGCCGACGACCTGCGCGCCGACCCGCACGTCGCCGCGCACGGCATGCTCGTCGAGGTGCCGCGGCCCGACCGCGACGCGGGCGCGCCGCCCATGCTCGTGGCGGGCAACCCGATCGCGCTCTCGGCGATGGCCGACGGCCCGATCGCGCGCTTCCCGATGGTGGGCGAGCACACGCGCGACGTGCTGCGCGCCGAGCTCGCGCTCGACGACGACGCGCTCGCGGCGCTCGAGACCGACGGCGTGATCGGCCGCCCGGCCTGA
- a CDS encoding acyl-CoA synthetase, with protein sequence MHNLAAIHEAIARALPERECIVFRDRRFTWAQTTDRTRRLADVLRAHGLGCHAERRNAAGDTVLEGWESGQDHVALYLHNGNEYLEGMLGAFKARCAPFNVNYRYVDDELVYLLRDARARAVVFHGAFAPALARVRERLEDVRLWLQVDDGSGAPRLPGALDYEAALAAAAPAPPRGLSPDDLYVLYTGGTTGMPKGVLWRQQDIFLGALYPPGAPGDAEGVARRAVERGDPIRVLAAPPFMHGAAHWAAFNIAFLGGTVIVQSHPERLDPHDVWATVERERASALTIVGDAFARPLLDALAERRYDLSSLRLLTSGGAILSSERKRELLDAIPGLRINDSLGSSESGMQAVQSSTKGREGETARFELARANVVLSAALDRVLAPGDAEIGWLAKSGHVPLGYLGDPQKTARTFPVVDGVRHAVPGDRARLGADGRLHLLGRDSVTINSGGEKIFAEEVELALKTHPDVHDALVVGTPSERWGQQVTALVALRPGAARDDAALRAAAAAHLAGFKLPKAFVVVPAIARAPSGKPDYAWARATAERALAGEGARPDER encoded by the coding sequence GTGCACAATCTCGCCGCGATCCACGAGGCCATCGCGCGCGCGCTGCCCGAGCGCGAGTGCATCGTCTTCCGCGACCGCCGCTTCACGTGGGCGCAGACGACCGACCGCACACGCCGCCTCGCCGACGTGCTGCGCGCGCACGGTCTCGGCTGCCACGCGGAGCGCCGGAACGCGGCGGGCGACACGGTGCTCGAGGGCTGGGAGTCCGGGCAGGACCACGTCGCGCTCTACCTCCACAACGGCAACGAGTACCTCGAGGGGATGCTCGGCGCGTTCAAGGCGCGCTGCGCGCCGTTCAACGTCAACTACCGCTACGTCGACGACGAGCTCGTCTACCTGCTGCGCGACGCGCGCGCCCGTGCGGTCGTCTTCCACGGCGCGTTCGCGCCCGCGCTCGCGCGCGTGCGCGAACGGCTCGAGGACGTGCGGCTGTGGCTGCAGGTCGACGACGGCTCCGGCGCGCCGCGGCTGCCCGGCGCGCTCGACTACGAGGCGGCGCTCGCGGCGGCGGCGCCCGCCCCGCCGCGCGGCCTCTCGCCCGACGATCTCTACGTGCTCTACACGGGCGGCACGACGGGCATGCCGAAGGGCGTGCTCTGGCGCCAGCAGGACATCTTCCTCGGCGCGCTCTACCCGCCCGGCGCGCCCGGCGACGCGGAGGGCGTCGCCCGCCGCGCCGTCGAGCGCGGCGACCCGATCCGCGTGCTCGCGGCGCCGCCCTTCATGCACGGCGCCGCGCACTGGGCCGCGTTCAACATCGCGTTCCTCGGCGGCACGGTGATCGTGCAGTCGCACCCCGAGCGGCTCGACCCGCACGACGTCTGGGCGACCGTCGAGCGCGAGCGCGCGTCGGCGCTCACGATCGTCGGCGACGCCTTCGCGCGGCCGCTGCTCGATGCGCTCGCCGAGCGCCGCTACGACCTCTCGAGCCTGCGCCTGCTGACGTCGGGCGGCGCCATCCTGTCGAGCGAGCGCAAGCGCGAGCTGCTCGACGCGATCCCCGGCCTGCGCATCAACGACTCGCTCGGCTCCTCGGAGTCGGGCATGCAGGCCGTGCAGTCGTCGACGAAGGGGCGCGAGGGCGAGACGGCGCGCTTCGAGCTCGCGCGCGCGAACGTCGTGCTCTCGGCCGCGCTCGACCGCGTGCTCGCGCCCGGCGACGCGGAGATCGGCTGGCTCGCGAAGAGCGGCCACGTGCCGCTCGGCTACCTCGGCGACCCGCAGAAGACGGCGCGCACGTTCCCCGTGGTCGACGGCGTCCGTCATGCGGTGCCGGGCGACCGCGCGCGGCTCGGCGCGGACGGCCGCCTGCACCTGCTCGGGCGCGACTCGGTCACCATCAACAGCGGTGGCGAGAAGATCTTCGCCGAGGAGGTCGAGCTCGCGCTGAAGACGCACCCCGACGTGCACGACGCGCTCGTCGTCGGGACGCCGAGCGAGCGCTGGGGGCAGCAGGTGACGGCGCTCGTCGCGCTCCGCCCGGGTGCCGCGCGCGACGACGCGGCGCTGCGCGCGGCGGCGGCCGCGCACCTCGCGGGCTTCAAGCTCCCGAAGGCGTTCGTCGTCGTGCCCGCGATCGCGCGCGCACCGAGCGGGAAGCCCGACTACGCCTGGGCGCGCGCGACCGCCGAGCGCGCGCTCGCGGGCGAGGGCGCGCGCCCGGACGAACGCTAG
- a CDS encoding 3'(2'),5'-bisphosphate nucleotidase produces the protein MSDRKTQLVAAVDAVRAASRVCIAVQRALVDADTLEKKDKSPVTVADFASQAIVCAKLAQALPGARIVGEEDATELRAAEQATLRAAVVEKVGGELGRAASADEVLDWIDLGNAKADGGSYWTLDPIDGTKGFLRGEQYAVALALIEDGEVVLGVLGCPNLPAAGGGAGALFTAIAGEGAQTLALAGTGASGAPVRVAAVARAADARFCESVESGHSNQGESARIAELLGIPAEPYRIARQCKYAAVARGDASIYLRMPTKKDYREKIWDHAAGKLVVECAGGRVSDANGDALDFGRGATLERNRGVVATAAAIHDEVVDAVRRVRAEAAS, from the coding sequence GTGAGCGACCGGAAGACCCAGCTCGTCGCGGCGGTCGACGCCGTGCGGGCCGCCTCGCGCGTGTGCATCGCCGTGCAGCGCGCACTCGTCGACGCCGACACGCTCGAGAAGAAGGACAAGAGCCCCGTCACGGTCGCCGACTTCGCCTCGCAGGCGATCGTCTGCGCGAAGCTCGCGCAGGCGCTGCCCGGCGCGCGCATCGTCGGCGAGGAGGACGCCACGGAGCTGCGCGCCGCCGAGCAGGCGACGCTGCGCGCGGCCGTCGTCGAGAAGGTGGGCGGCGAGCTCGGGCGCGCCGCGTCGGCCGACGAGGTGCTCGACTGGATCGACCTCGGGAACGCGAAGGCCGACGGCGGGAGCTACTGGACGCTCGACCCGATCGACGGCACGAAGGGCTTCCTGCGCGGCGAGCAGTACGCCGTCGCGCTCGCGCTGATCGAAGACGGCGAGGTCGTGCTCGGCGTGCTCGGCTGCCCGAACCTGCCTGCGGCGGGCGGTGGCGCGGGCGCGCTCTTCACCGCGATCGCGGGCGAGGGCGCGCAGACGCTCGCGCTCGCGGGCACGGGTGCGAGCGGCGCGCCCGTGCGCGTCGCGGCCGTCGCGCGCGCGGCCGACGCGCGCTTCTGCGAATCGGTCGAGTCGGGGCACAGCAACCAGGGCGAGTCCGCGCGCATCGCGGAGCTGCTCGGCATCCCGGCCGAGCCGTATCGCATCGCCCGCCAGTGCAAGTACGCGGCGGTCGCGCGCGGCGACGCGTCGATCTACCTGCGCATGCCGACGAAGAAGGACTACCGCGAGAAGATCTGGGACCACGCCGCGGGCAAGCTCGTCGTCGAGTGCGCGGGCGGGCGCGTGAGCGACGCGAACGGCGACGCGCTCGACTTCGGCCGCGGCGCGACGCTCGAGCGCAACCGCGGCGTCGTCGCGACGGCGGCCGCCATCCACGACGAGGTCGTCGACGCCGTGCGCCGCGTGCGCGCGGAGGCCGCGAGCTGA
- a CDS encoding alpha/beta hydrolase, with protein MDATLGPIDVRLDVTDAVAPRLRGGRAGAAGERGADARLVQTAWLFAPRDPGPAPRVLVCLAGGSYDKRYWHADVPGRDGYSFARHLAGLGFVVLALDHLGTGGSSDPTGASAVDLALLRDGDVAAIAEARRRAERGALCDALPPLADAAWIGVGHSLGACLTTMVQASARPFEAVALLGYTVDVAGLQGDDAGAGGAALGSDDAALAARVLASERRLRASSGAPDDALSTRLDRARTRALFHAPDVPDDVVAADDAAATRLPVRAAAEVTTEGFVGRFAAAIDVPVFLGIGGGVDVSPAPHREPAAFPAARDVTLFVLEGAAHCHNFASGRHRLWDRLAAWAASLPPRS; from the coding sequence GTGGACGCGACGCTCGGCCCGATCGACGTGCGCCTCGACGTGACGGACGCCGTCGCCCCGCGGCTGCGCGGCGGCCGCGCAGGGGCCGCGGGCGAGCGCGGCGCCGACGCGCGGCTCGTGCAGACGGCGTGGCTCTTCGCGCCGCGCGACCCGGGCCCCGCGCCGCGCGTGCTCGTCTGCCTCGCCGGCGGCAGCTACGACAAGCGCTACTGGCACGCCGACGTGCCGGGCCGCGACGGGTACAGCTTCGCGCGGCACCTGGCCGGCCTGGGCTTCGTCGTGCTCGCGCTCGACCACCTGGGCACGGGCGGCAGCAGCGACCCGACGGGCGCGTCCGCGGTCGACCTCGCGCTCCTGCGCGACGGCGACGTCGCCGCGATCGCCGAGGCGCGGCGGCGCGCCGAGCGCGGCGCCCTCTGCGACGCGCTCCCGCCGCTCGCCGACGCGGCGTGGATCGGCGTCGGCCACTCGCTCGGCGCCTGCCTAACGACGATGGTGCAGGCGAGCGCGCGGCCCTTCGAGGCGGTCGCGCTGCTCGGCTACACGGTCGACGTCGCGGGCCTGCAGGGGGACGACGCCGGCGCCGGCGGCGCCGCCCTCGGCAGCGACGACGCCGCGCTCGCCGCGCGCGTGCTCGCCTCCGAGCGCCGCCTGCGCGCGTCGTCCGGCGCGCCCGACGACGCGCTCTCGACGCGCCTCGACCGCGCGCGCACGCGCGCGCTCTTCCACGCGCCCGACGTGCCCGACGACGTGGTCGCAGCGGACGACGCGGCGGCCACGCGCCTGCCCGTGCGCGCCGCGGCCGAGGTGACGACCGAGGGCTTCGTCGGCCGCTTCGCCGCCGCGATCGACGTGCCCGTCTTCCTCGGCATCGGCGGCGGCGTCGACGTCTCGCCGGCGCCGCACCGCGAGCCCGCCGCCTTTCCCGCGGCGCGCGACGTCACGCTCTTCGTGCTCGAGGGCGCCGCGCACTGCCACAACTTCGCGAGCGGGCGCCACCGGCTGTGGGATCGCCTCGCGGCCTGGGCCGCGTCGCTGCCGCCGCGGAGCTGA